A DNA window from Dunckerocampus dactyliophorus isolate RoL2022-P2 chromosome 17, RoL_Ddac_1.1, whole genome shotgun sequence contains the following coding sequences:
- the LOC129170253 gene encoding thymic stromal cotransporter homolog, with amino-acid sequence MVTPTCGQSVFAVLRHVEPLVVLEQLGTALFNTALLMVVKDRCANTTYPGTGTRISREEDQQRAMADFYMTYNLVVQLTPIVPALLLARAGDRGWRRAPIVAPLSGYLLSCVSLLLVVLLRLPIQVMFGAAVVFGLSGGFCAYWPGVMTLASLSSTTENRSQVMMRAELMYGTAGLLGSLLSGHVFLLYSSRVGHGIVLLSVCALLHLLSLVHATVLLQVQQVASQLDESSQLLPHSSASVPEQTSSTKDKVNVVLLFAAAVLYTSSVGGAVEILGIFVIKEPLHWNAAQVGYGNAAGFVIFLTSYLGAIVFRRSMSDASLILVGMLSFACGIYFMCFVTTTYMFYLARSLSLFGLIPMPTIRSLLSQQVPASSWGITLTTLQLALRVAALAYIPAFTKLYQSTLDWLPGFVFTLSSVLAVLAMVPISAVGCRLSQRGPSEETAVSTEKRQVEREN; translated from the exons ATGGTGACACCGACTTGTGGCCAAAGCGTTTTCGCGGTGTTGCGCCATGTTGAGCCGCTCGTCGTGCTCGAGCAGCTGGGCACCGCTTTGTTCAACACCGCCCTGCTGATGGTGGTCAAGGACAGGTGTGCCAACACTACCTACCCCGGTACGGGCACTCGTATCTCCCGAGAAGAGGACCAACAGAGAGCCATGGCGGACTTCTACATGACATACAATCTCGTCGTCCAGCTGACGCCGATAGTGCCCGCTCTACTCCTCGCCAGGGCAGGCGACCGCGGCTGGAGAAGAGCCCCAATCGTGGCGCCCTTAAGTGGGTATCTGCTGTCCTGCGTCTCCCTCCTATTGGTGGTTCTTCTCCGCCTCCCCATTCAGGTGATGTTTGGGGCAGCGGTTGTCTTCGGTCTGTCCGGGGGGTTCTGTGCTTACTGGCCCGGCGTGATGACGTTGGCGTCGCTCTCCTCAACCACTGAAAATCGCTCACAG GTAATGATGAGAGCAGAGCTTATGTATGGAACTGCAGGCCTGCTGGGCAGTCTGCTGTCCGGTCACGTGTTCTTGCTCTACAGCTCCAGAGTGGGACACGGAATTGTCCTGCTCTCTGTTTGCGCGCTTCTCCACCTTCTGAGCCTCGTGCACGCCACAGTTCTGCTGCAG GTACAGCAAGTAGCCAGCCAACTTGACGAGAGCAGCCAACTCCTCCCTCACTCCTCCGCTAGTGTTCCTGAACAGACGTCTTCCACCAAGGACAAGGTGAACGTGGTTCTGTTGTTCGCAGCTGCTGTCTTATACACTTCCTCGGTGGGCGGAGCCGTTGAGATCCTGGGCATCTTTGTCATAAAAGAGCCGCTCCACTGGAATGCCGCCCAG GTCGGTTATGGGAATGCAGCAGGCTTTGTGATCTTCCTCACCAGTTACCTGGGCGCCATTGTTTTTCGTCGCTCCATGAGCGATGCATCCCTCATTCTTGTCGGCATGCTGTCATTTGCCTGCGGAATTTACTTCATGTGCTTCGTCACCACAACCTACATGTTCTACCTCG CTCGCTCACTCAGCCTCTTTGGTCTCATCCCAATGCCCACCATCAGGTCACTGCTCTCACAGCAGGTGCCAGCATCCTCATGGG GGATCACGCTCACCACCCTGCAGCTGGCTCTGAGGGTTGCTGCCCTGGCGTACATCCCCGCCTTTACTAAACTCTACCAGAGTACATTGGACTGGTTGCCGGGCTTCGTCTTCACGCTCTCGAGCGTACTTGCAGTTCTGGCGATGGTACCCATCAG TGCCGTGGGATGCAGGTTGTCTCAGCGGGGACCTTCCGAGGAGACGGCGGTGTCGACTGAAAAGCGGCAAGTGGAAAGGGAGAACTGA
- the snx30 gene encoding sorting nexin-30, giving the protein MSVGAPRGLASSGQKHIAEILHPLSAAEEPLSPGPDVSVTAGGDKEAGLSNGTPVDTPSPASASSLFNRLQLDDDLESDPRDYYAATETRDLFVTVDDPKKHVSTMETYITYRVSTKTTRIEFDLPDYCVRRRYQDFDWLKIKLEDSQPTHLIPPLPEKFVMKGVVDRFSEDFVETRMKALDKFLKRVADHPVLSFNPHLNAFLSAKDLNKRQGLALLTKVGESVKQVAGGYKLRARPPEFCAMGEYLDTFSQKLGTIDRIAQRIIKEQSEYLAELREYGTVYSSWAGSEEELRRPLEGAASSVTTSCGAMDDLSENMSQDFLPVLREYVLYIESMKNVLKKRDQSQAEYEGRLEAAVQRKQEDRTPMPAEVERCQDKMECFNADLKADWERWQSNKRQDFKQLLSGIADKNINYYEKCQAAWESLITILQDKQTEDQTSETD; this is encoded by the exons GAGGCAGGGCTGTCCAATGGCACGCCGGTGGACACGCCGAGTCCCGCCTCTGCATCCTCGCTGTTCAACAGGCTGCAGCTGGACGACGACCTCGAGTCCGACCCGCGGGACTACTACGCCGCCACCGAAACCCGTGACCTGTTTGTCACGGTGGATGACCCAAAGAAGCACGTCTCTACCATGGAGACCTACATCACCTACAGAGTGTCCACCAAG ACGACACGGATCGAGTTCGACCTGCCCGATTATTGCGTGCGGCGCCGCTATCAAGACTTCGACTGGCTGAAGATCAAGCTGGAGGACAGCCAGCCCACCCACCTCATCCCC CCTTTGCCGGAGAAGTTTGTGATGAAGGGCGTGGTGGATCGTTTTTCGGAAGACTTTGTGGAAACACGCATGAAAGCGCTGGATAAGTTCCTCAAGCGGGTTGCCGACCACCCGGTCCTCTCCTTCAACCCGCATCTTAACGCTTTCTTGTCTGCCAAG GACCTAAACAAGCGTCAAGGTCTGGCGCTGCTCACCAAAGTGGGCGAGTCGGTGAAGCAGGTGGCCGGAGGCTACAAGCTGCGGGCGCGGCCACCCGAGTTCTGTGCCATGGGAGAGTACCTGGACACCTTCAGCCAGAAACTGGGCACCATCGACCGCATTGCTCAGAGGATCATCAAAGAGCAGTCAG AGTATCTGGCCGAGCTACGCGAGTACGGCACCGTGTACTCCAGCTGGGCGGGCTCGGAAGAGGAGCTGCGGCGCCCGCTGGAGGGCGCGGCGAGTTCCGTGACGACGTCCTGCGGGGCGATGGATGACCTTAGTGAGAACATGAGCCAGGACTTCCTGCCTGTGCTAAGAGAGTACGTCCTCTACATCGAGTCCATGAAG AATGTTTTGAAGAAACGCGACCAGAGCCAGGCGGAGTACGAGGGACGACTAGAAGCGGCCGTACAGCGCAAACAAGAAGACAGAACACCG ATGCCGGCTGAGGTGGAGCGGTGCCAGGACAAAATGGAGTGTTTCAATGCCGACTTGAAGGCCGACTGGGAGCGCTGGCAGAGCAACAAGCGACAGGATTTCAAGCAGCTTCTGAGCGGCATCGCTGATAAAAACATCAACTACTATGAGAAG tGCCAAGCAGCGTGGGAGTCGCTCATAACGATCCTGCAGGACAAACAGACTGAGGACCAAACGAGTGAGACGGACTGA